A region from the Rufibacter sp. DG15C genome encodes:
- the mraZ gene encoding division/cell wall cluster transcriptional repressor MraZ produces MNFLSGEYECKLDPKGRLVLPSKIKTNLPEDSGNQVVLTRGFEPCLVLYPRTEWKAIYDRVAGLNEFNEEYRHFQRNFFRGNTEIELDTAGRFILPKTMVRYAEIDKEAIVVGLGNRVEIWNPEKYDAFLEKDQQNFSQLAQKYLGNPPASTIIE; encoded by the coding sequence ATGAACTTCCTCTCCGGCGAATATGAATGTAAGCTAGACCCCAAGGGAAGATTGGTGCTGCCTTCTAAAATCAAAACCAATCTGCCAGAGGATTCCGGCAATCAGGTGGTTTTGACCAGAGGGTTTGAGCCCTGCTTGGTGCTGTACCCCAGAACCGAGTGGAAAGCCATCTATGACCGCGTGGCCGGTTTAAATGAGTTTAACGAGGAGTACCGCCACTTTCAAAGGAATTTCTTTAGGGGTAACACAGAGATAGAACTGGACACCGCGGGCCGGTTTATCCTGCCCAAGACCATGGTACGCTACGCCGAGATTGACAAAGAAGCGATTGTAGTGGGATTGGGCAACCGGGTAGAAATCTGGAATCCGGAGAAATACGACGCGTTCCTGGAAAAAGACCAACAAAACTTCTCACAGCTGGCCCAGAAATACTTGGGGAATCCACCGGCCTCCACCATTATAGAATAA